From a single Syngnathus scovelli strain Florida chromosome 2, RoL_Ssco_1.2, whole genome shotgun sequence genomic region:
- the bltp3a gene encoding bridge-like lipid transfer protein family member 3A isoform X1 has protein sequence MAGIIKKQILKHLSRFTKNLSPDKINLSTLKGEGQLSNLELDEEVLQNMLDLPTWLAVTRVYCNKAAIRIQWTKLKTSPICLFLDKVEVEMRTCEEPRPPNGPSPIAITEGQSEYGFAEKVVEGMSVRINSITIKVHARAFHASFELWQLQGNSLNPKWQRSDLRFTRITDPKRGEVLTFKEINWQTLRIEADAIESDDQDLGSTPLRLITNQGRIRIALKRRIKDCNVLASKLLFILDDLLWVLTDSQLKAIIRYAKSLSEAIEKSAQQRKSMTAESLQTAPPSPGLHNLWAQSTPAHIGSPNNMSQYFDRFDVKESSYHTFISRLDLHVCNDSSSVAEDIEEPPGLQGAMQLTFRKLGFDYYPVHRQADGCRHWERHSGAMEAQAQWAGKLLHDYQMRAESFGFPGPCTETPEPHDNSLARTPRDGTTSPKSNLSDKEQSARNNSGASPLSSTLKSLRSSCMVVRIDDVDIHQVSTKSRQNKKTQPLLSCNRKVLHLPDSVPAVHLQFTEYYFPNNPSFSVPTSNLYGQVNGLQLCVDPESVLWINLFSRGLLHTLDQVKAFYHLQDSSKADEHVDIRLDVAQLKVVIPLDSSILDHPERPRSLSVTVPQMALSNTRHCPHGSKADLSMTCDTFANCSFFQPEPPCPYPRDRSAFCAIPSIFFQQSQESAPSPTAPKQLRSQDVWSLSLSRVALGFDGTRRLPKGKTHPFVEPFAVSVWMCKPAAWFGGSSHYPTSPSEGHQLPSEHRDAALAFVHVIAHVITPVKMWLNHYQYVALLRMKDAMARLGVELSRDLKDIKQSCDQKSKPTTVCLALLLDSVELGLLLPPAGTDHEEEVPHTPETDSPSLTDSDISPAHHSTDLIPEDSGLENGVCSLSTAHDDQDGAVEEACEAVEEALEGDVSTILEDTPVLSPQFSPGNSPSLSREPSTFSLEGELSSAINVTKDVTKDAISASLDLTKGAFSKTRDAFSILSRGSGMSKLFSPQTKEQVQHPEEPSPSLVSSLRHQMMKQSPSLHSLDSAILDGSLPDENLSVGSDASDNFVVLMDSESGVDSARASVNPSGSPALGTEGGSSADLSSSLSFSTEDVSADMSSVLLLILNGTSCTVEIKGEDQVIAVQAQNLSSVQMGNVRVLDLLAGVIQAPAHKLNGQGSRGSAAVCMRAESGPSAAQRAESSESLGLLDVRVQDCHVELLTSTVANIGPFLEDEFSVDGQPINVHISNVTITIKDDSPRIYPTAPQPTSATFVVDQLLLKRGEDGIMRLKAEGLDSPKYSCSGKQQSERQNLESELSDAQMALTQALSDRDRLLLEIKKYDPEFSL, from the exons ATGGCCGGGATTATCAAAAAGCAAATTCTGAAACATTTGTCAAG GTTTACCAAGAATCTGTCTCCAGACAAGATCAACCTAAGTACCTTGAAGGGCGAAGGGCAGTTGTCCAATCTTGAGCTTGATGAAGAAGTTCTGCAGAACATGCTCGACCTGCCTACCTGGTTGGCCGTCACACGTGTCTACTGCAACAAAGCCGCGATCAGG ATACAATGGACTAAATTAAAAACAAGCCCCATCTGCCTG TTTCTGGATAAAGTGGAGGTAGAAATGAGGACATGCGAGGAGCCACGTCCTCCCAATGGCCCCTCTCCTATCGCCATCACAGAAGGCCAGAG CGAGTACGGCTTTGCCGAGAAAGTAGTGGAGGGCATGTCTGTTAGGATCAACTCCATCACCATCAAAGTGCACGCTCGGGCTTTCCATGCCTCTTTTGAGCTGTGGCAGCTGCAAGGCAACAGCCTCAACCCCAAATGGCAACGCAGCGACCTCCGCTTCACTCGCATCACAGACCCAAAGAGAGGAGAG GTGTTGACGTTCAAGGAAATTAACTGGCAGACTTTGAGGATCGAGGCAGACGCCATCGAGAGTGACGACCAGGATTTGGGTAGCACCCCGTTGCGCCTCATCACTAACCAGGGACGCATTCGCATTGCTCTAAAACGCAGA ATAAAGGACTGCAACGTGTTGGCCTCCAAGCTGCTTTTCATTCTGGATGACTTGTTGTGGGTACTGACCGACTCTCAGCTAAAAGCCATTATCCGCTACGCCAAGTCGCTCAGCGAGGCCATAGAGAAGTCTGCTCAGCAGAGGAAGAGCATGACTGCAGAGTCCCTGCAG ACTGCTCCGCCATCACCTGGGCTCCACAACCTTTGGGCCCAGTCAACACCCGCTCATATAGGCTCACCCAACAACATGAGTCAATATTTTGATCGCTTTGATGTGAAGGAATCTTCTTACCACACTTTCATTTCCCGCTTGGACCTTCATGTATGCAACGACAGTTCCTCTGTAGCTGAAG ATATAGAAGAACCTCCAGGTTTGCAGGGTGCAATGCAGTTGACCTTCAGGAAGTTGGGTTTTGACTACTATCCTGTTCACCGGCAGG CCGATGGATGTCGACACTGGGAACGCCACAGCGGAGCTATGGAAGCTCAGGCGCAGTGGGCAGGCAAACTGCTACACGACTACCAGATGAGAGCAGAGTCGTTTGGGTTTCCAGGTCCGTGTACCGAGACGCCCGAGCCACACGACAATTCCCTCGCAAGGACGCCTCGAG ATGGAACAACAAGCCCAAAGTCAAATCTCTCTGACAAAGAACAGTCAGCCAGAAACAACTCCGGTGCGAGTCCTTTGAGCTCAACTCTGAAGAGTTTGCGGTCAAGCTGCATGGTGGTTCGGATAGACGACGTTGACATTCACCAG GTGTCTACAAAGAGCCGTCAAAACAAGAAAACCCAGCCTCTGTTGTCATGTAATCGTAAAGTTTTGCATCTGCCAGATAGTGTACCAGCAGTTCATCTGCAGTTTACTGAATACTACTTTCCCAACAACCCCAGTTTCTCAG TGCCAACCTCGAACCTGTACGGCCAGGTGAATGGCCTCCAGCTGTGTGTTGATCCAGAAAGTGTCTTGTGGATTAATCTGTTTTCAAGAGGGCTGCTACACACTCTGGACCAGGTCAAAGCTTTCTACCATTTGCAAGACAGCAGCAAAGCAGACGAGCATGTtgacatccgtctggatgtagctCAGCTCAAG GTGGTGATTCCCTTAGATTCTTCTATATTGGACCATCCAGAGCGTCCTCGGTCCCTTTCTGTTACTGTACCTCAGATGGCTCTCAGCAACACCCGCCACTGTCCCCACGGCTCCAAAGCTGATCTCAGCATGACCTGTGACACCTTTGCAAACTGTTCCTTCTTCCAGCCCGAGCCGCCATGTCCTTACCCCAGAGACCGTAGTGCCTTCTGCGCCATCCCTTCCATTTTCTTCCAGCAGTCCCAAGAGTCAGCGCCTTCACCGACCGCTCCGAAACAACTGCGATCCCAAGACGTCTGGTCCCTAAGCCTGTCCCGTGTCGCGCTAGGTTTCGATGGAACACGAAGACTCCCGAAAGGTAAAACGCACCCTTTTGTGGAGCCCTTTGCTGTGTCCGTATGGATGTGCAAGCCCGCTGCCTGGTTCGGGGGTTCATCACATTACCCCACCAGCCCAAGCGAGGGCCATCAGCTCCCCTCTGAACACAGAGATGCCGCGCTTGCTTTTGTCCACGTCATTGCTCACGTCATCACGCCGGTCAAGATGTGGCTCAACCACTACCAATATGTTGCCTTGCTGAGAATGAAGGACGCCATGGCGCGTTTGGGAGTGGAATTAAGTCGGGATCTAAAGGACATTAAGCAGAGTTGTGACCAAAAGTCAAAACCGACCACGGTTTGTCTTGCCCTGCTTTTGGACTCAGTGGAGTTGGGTCTCCTCTTACCACCAGCCGGCACGGACCACGAGGAAGAAGTCCCCCATACTCCAGAGACCGACAGCCCCAGTCTGACGGACTCCGACATCTCCCCTGCGCATCATTCTACAGATTTGATCCCCGAGGACAGCGGTTTAGAAAACGGCGTGTGCTCCCTCAGCACAGCCCACGATGATCAAGACGGAGCGGTGGAGGAGGCTTGTGAGGCTGTAGAAGAGGCACTGGAAGGTGATGTCTCGACCATCCTTGAGGACACCCCAGTCCTGTCACCTCAGTTCTCACCTGGAAACTCCCCGAGCCTCTCCAGAGAGCCTTCCACCTTCAGCCTGGAGGGAGAACTATCAAGCGCCATCAATGTCACCAAAGATGTGACCAAAGATGCCATCAGTGCCTCGCTGGATTTAACCAAAGGCGCCTTTTCAAAAACAAGAGACGCCTTTAGCATATTGAGCCGTGGCTCCGGGATGAGCAAACTGTTCAGTCCGCAGACCAA GGAACAAGTCCAACATCCAGAGGAGCCTTCCCCCTCCCTGGTGTCCAGCCTACGGCACCAAATGATGAAGCAGTCGCCTTCTCTGCATTCTCTTGACAGTGCCATCTTGGATGGCAGTCTGCCAGATGAAAACCTGTCTGTGGGAAGTGACGCCAGCGACAATTTTGTCGTTCTCATGGATTCAG AGTCCGGCGTAGATTCCGCACGAGCCAGTGTCAATCCTTCAGGCAGCCCTGCTCTTGGCACAGAGGGAGGCTCATCAGCTGATCTCAGCAGCTCCTTGTCATTCAGTACAGAGGACGTGTCTGCGGATATG TCCTCTGTGCTGTTACTTATTCTAAATGGGACATCATGCACTGTGGAAATAAAGGGAGAGGACCAAGTTATTGCTGTACAAGCCCAGAATCTAAGCTCTGTACAGATGGGTAACGTCAGGGTTTTAGACCTGCTGGCTGGTGTCATTCAAG CTCCTGCCCACAAGTTGAACGGGCAAGGTAGCAGAGGCTCAGCTGCAGTCTGTATGCGAGCAGAAAGTGGTCCATCTGCGGCACAACGCGCGGAATCGAGCGAGTCTTTGGGTTTGCTGGATGTCAGAGTGCAAGACTGCCACGTCGAGCTGTTAACCTCCACCGTAGCAAACATTGGACCTTTTCTGGAGGATGAATTTAGCGTGGATGGTCAGCCGATTAACGTACACATCAGCAACGTGACCATTACAATTAAG gacgATAGCCCAAGAATTTACCCAACAGCTCCTCAGCCAACTTCAGCCACATTTGTTGTAGATCAGCTGCTTCTCAAACGCGGCGAAGATGGAATCATGAGGCTCAAAG ctGAAGGTCTGGATAGTCCAAAATATTCCTGCTCTGGTAAACAGCAGAGTGAG AGGCAAAACCTGGAGTCCGAGCTTTCGGATGCCCAGATGGCCCTCACGCAGGCCCTCAGTGACCGAGATCGCCTCCTTCTGGAGATAAAGAAGTATGACCCTGAGTTTAGCCTCTGA
- the bltp3a gene encoding bridge-like lipid transfer protein family member 3A isoform X2: protein MTAPSSLIQWTKLKTSPICLFLDKVEVEMRTCEEPRPPNGPSPIAITEGQSEYGFAEKVVEGMSVRINSITIKVHARAFHASFELWQLQGNSLNPKWQRSDLRFTRITDPKRGEVLTFKEINWQTLRIEADAIESDDQDLGSTPLRLITNQGRIRIALKRRIKDCNVLASKLLFILDDLLWVLTDSQLKAIIRYAKSLSEAIEKSAQQRKSMTAESLQTAPPSPGLHNLWAQSTPAHIGSPNNMSQYFDRFDVKESSYHTFISRLDLHVCNDSSSVAEDIEEPPGLQGAMQLTFRKLGFDYYPVHRQADGCRHWERHSGAMEAQAQWAGKLLHDYQMRAESFGFPGPCTETPEPHDNSLARTPRDGTTSPKSNLSDKEQSARNNSGASPLSSTLKSLRSSCMVVRIDDVDIHQVSTKSRQNKKTQPLLSCNRKVLHLPDSVPAVHLQFTEYYFPNNPSFSVPTSNLYGQVNGLQLCVDPESVLWINLFSRGLLHTLDQVKAFYHLQDSSKADEHVDIRLDVAQLKVVIPLDSSILDHPERPRSLSVTVPQMALSNTRHCPHGSKADLSMTCDTFANCSFFQPEPPCPYPRDRSAFCAIPSIFFQQSQESAPSPTAPKQLRSQDVWSLSLSRVALGFDGTRRLPKGKTHPFVEPFAVSVWMCKPAAWFGGSSHYPTSPSEGHQLPSEHRDAALAFVHVIAHVITPVKMWLNHYQYVALLRMKDAMARLGVELSRDLKDIKQSCDQKSKPTTVCLALLLDSVELGLLLPPAGTDHEEEVPHTPETDSPSLTDSDISPAHHSTDLIPEDSGLENGVCSLSTAHDDQDGAVEEACEAVEEALEGDVSTILEDTPVLSPQFSPGNSPSLSREPSTFSLEGELSSAINVTKDVTKDAISASLDLTKGAFSKTRDAFSILSRGSGMSKLFSPQTKEQVQHPEEPSPSLVSSLRHQMMKQSPSLHSLDSAILDGSLPDENLSVGSDASDNFVVLMDSESGVDSARASVNPSGSPALGTEGGSSADLSSSLSFSTEDVSADMSSVLLLILNGTSCTVEIKGEDQVIAVQAQNLSSVQMGNVRVLDLLAGVIQAPAHKLNGQGSRGSAAVCMRAESGPSAAQRAESSESLGLLDVRVQDCHVELLTSTVANIGPFLEDEFSVDGQPINVHISNVTITIKDDSPRIYPTAPQPTSATFVVDQLLLKRGEDGIMRLKAEGLDSPKYSCSGKQQSERQNLESELSDAQMALTQALSDRDRLLLEIKKYDPEFSL, encoded by the exons ATGACAGCACCTTCTTCATTG ATACAATGGACTAAATTAAAAACAAGCCCCATCTGCCTG TTTCTGGATAAAGTGGAGGTAGAAATGAGGACATGCGAGGAGCCACGTCCTCCCAATGGCCCCTCTCCTATCGCCATCACAGAAGGCCAGAG CGAGTACGGCTTTGCCGAGAAAGTAGTGGAGGGCATGTCTGTTAGGATCAACTCCATCACCATCAAAGTGCACGCTCGGGCTTTCCATGCCTCTTTTGAGCTGTGGCAGCTGCAAGGCAACAGCCTCAACCCCAAATGGCAACGCAGCGACCTCCGCTTCACTCGCATCACAGACCCAAAGAGAGGAGAG GTGTTGACGTTCAAGGAAATTAACTGGCAGACTTTGAGGATCGAGGCAGACGCCATCGAGAGTGACGACCAGGATTTGGGTAGCACCCCGTTGCGCCTCATCACTAACCAGGGACGCATTCGCATTGCTCTAAAACGCAGA ATAAAGGACTGCAACGTGTTGGCCTCCAAGCTGCTTTTCATTCTGGATGACTTGTTGTGGGTACTGACCGACTCTCAGCTAAAAGCCATTATCCGCTACGCCAAGTCGCTCAGCGAGGCCATAGAGAAGTCTGCTCAGCAGAGGAAGAGCATGACTGCAGAGTCCCTGCAG ACTGCTCCGCCATCACCTGGGCTCCACAACCTTTGGGCCCAGTCAACACCCGCTCATATAGGCTCACCCAACAACATGAGTCAATATTTTGATCGCTTTGATGTGAAGGAATCTTCTTACCACACTTTCATTTCCCGCTTGGACCTTCATGTATGCAACGACAGTTCCTCTGTAGCTGAAG ATATAGAAGAACCTCCAGGTTTGCAGGGTGCAATGCAGTTGACCTTCAGGAAGTTGGGTTTTGACTACTATCCTGTTCACCGGCAGG CCGATGGATGTCGACACTGGGAACGCCACAGCGGAGCTATGGAAGCTCAGGCGCAGTGGGCAGGCAAACTGCTACACGACTACCAGATGAGAGCAGAGTCGTTTGGGTTTCCAGGTCCGTGTACCGAGACGCCCGAGCCACACGACAATTCCCTCGCAAGGACGCCTCGAG ATGGAACAACAAGCCCAAAGTCAAATCTCTCTGACAAAGAACAGTCAGCCAGAAACAACTCCGGTGCGAGTCCTTTGAGCTCAACTCTGAAGAGTTTGCGGTCAAGCTGCATGGTGGTTCGGATAGACGACGTTGACATTCACCAG GTGTCTACAAAGAGCCGTCAAAACAAGAAAACCCAGCCTCTGTTGTCATGTAATCGTAAAGTTTTGCATCTGCCAGATAGTGTACCAGCAGTTCATCTGCAGTTTACTGAATACTACTTTCCCAACAACCCCAGTTTCTCAG TGCCAACCTCGAACCTGTACGGCCAGGTGAATGGCCTCCAGCTGTGTGTTGATCCAGAAAGTGTCTTGTGGATTAATCTGTTTTCAAGAGGGCTGCTACACACTCTGGACCAGGTCAAAGCTTTCTACCATTTGCAAGACAGCAGCAAAGCAGACGAGCATGTtgacatccgtctggatgtagctCAGCTCAAG GTGGTGATTCCCTTAGATTCTTCTATATTGGACCATCCAGAGCGTCCTCGGTCCCTTTCTGTTACTGTACCTCAGATGGCTCTCAGCAACACCCGCCACTGTCCCCACGGCTCCAAAGCTGATCTCAGCATGACCTGTGACACCTTTGCAAACTGTTCCTTCTTCCAGCCCGAGCCGCCATGTCCTTACCCCAGAGACCGTAGTGCCTTCTGCGCCATCCCTTCCATTTTCTTCCAGCAGTCCCAAGAGTCAGCGCCTTCACCGACCGCTCCGAAACAACTGCGATCCCAAGACGTCTGGTCCCTAAGCCTGTCCCGTGTCGCGCTAGGTTTCGATGGAACACGAAGACTCCCGAAAGGTAAAACGCACCCTTTTGTGGAGCCCTTTGCTGTGTCCGTATGGATGTGCAAGCCCGCTGCCTGGTTCGGGGGTTCATCACATTACCCCACCAGCCCAAGCGAGGGCCATCAGCTCCCCTCTGAACACAGAGATGCCGCGCTTGCTTTTGTCCACGTCATTGCTCACGTCATCACGCCGGTCAAGATGTGGCTCAACCACTACCAATATGTTGCCTTGCTGAGAATGAAGGACGCCATGGCGCGTTTGGGAGTGGAATTAAGTCGGGATCTAAAGGACATTAAGCAGAGTTGTGACCAAAAGTCAAAACCGACCACGGTTTGTCTTGCCCTGCTTTTGGACTCAGTGGAGTTGGGTCTCCTCTTACCACCAGCCGGCACGGACCACGAGGAAGAAGTCCCCCATACTCCAGAGACCGACAGCCCCAGTCTGACGGACTCCGACATCTCCCCTGCGCATCATTCTACAGATTTGATCCCCGAGGACAGCGGTTTAGAAAACGGCGTGTGCTCCCTCAGCACAGCCCACGATGATCAAGACGGAGCGGTGGAGGAGGCTTGTGAGGCTGTAGAAGAGGCACTGGAAGGTGATGTCTCGACCATCCTTGAGGACACCCCAGTCCTGTCACCTCAGTTCTCACCTGGAAACTCCCCGAGCCTCTCCAGAGAGCCTTCCACCTTCAGCCTGGAGGGAGAACTATCAAGCGCCATCAATGTCACCAAAGATGTGACCAAAGATGCCATCAGTGCCTCGCTGGATTTAACCAAAGGCGCCTTTTCAAAAACAAGAGACGCCTTTAGCATATTGAGCCGTGGCTCCGGGATGAGCAAACTGTTCAGTCCGCAGACCAA GGAACAAGTCCAACATCCAGAGGAGCCTTCCCCCTCCCTGGTGTCCAGCCTACGGCACCAAATGATGAAGCAGTCGCCTTCTCTGCATTCTCTTGACAGTGCCATCTTGGATGGCAGTCTGCCAGATGAAAACCTGTCTGTGGGAAGTGACGCCAGCGACAATTTTGTCGTTCTCATGGATTCAG AGTCCGGCGTAGATTCCGCACGAGCCAGTGTCAATCCTTCAGGCAGCCCTGCTCTTGGCACAGAGGGAGGCTCATCAGCTGATCTCAGCAGCTCCTTGTCATTCAGTACAGAGGACGTGTCTGCGGATATG TCCTCTGTGCTGTTACTTATTCTAAATGGGACATCATGCACTGTGGAAATAAAGGGAGAGGACCAAGTTATTGCTGTACAAGCCCAGAATCTAAGCTCTGTACAGATGGGTAACGTCAGGGTTTTAGACCTGCTGGCTGGTGTCATTCAAG CTCCTGCCCACAAGTTGAACGGGCAAGGTAGCAGAGGCTCAGCTGCAGTCTGTATGCGAGCAGAAAGTGGTCCATCTGCGGCACAACGCGCGGAATCGAGCGAGTCTTTGGGTTTGCTGGATGTCAGAGTGCAAGACTGCCACGTCGAGCTGTTAACCTCCACCGTAGCAAACATTGGACCTTTTCTGGAGGATGAATTTAGCGTGGATGGTCAGCCGATTAACGTACACATCAGCAACGTGACCATTACAATTAAG gacgATAGCCCAAGAATTTACCCAACAGCTCCTCAGCCAACTTCAGCCACATTTGTTGTAGATCAGCTGCTTCTCAAACGCGGCGAAGATGGAATCATGAGGCTCAAAG ctGAAGGTCTGGATAGTCCAAAATATTCCTGCTCTGGTAAACAGCAGAGTGAG AGGCAAAACCTGGAGTCCGAGCTTTCGGATGCCCAGATGGCCCTCACGCAGGCCCTCAGTGACCGAGATCGCCTCCTTCTGGAGATAAAGAAGTATGACCCTGAGTTTAGCCTCTGA